The sequence CCGCCTTCCTGCAGTTCGACGGCCTTCTCGGCGGGTTGCAGCACCTGGAAGATCTTGGTGCCGCGCATCCCGAGTTTGGTCGCCCGATCCATGAGTTGCGTTTCCACGCGGTCTTCCTGCCCTACGTAGGTGTGCACGGCATACCATTCGATGCTCATGCGATCTTCCCTTGCAGGATCAGGTGGATCAGGGCGCTGAAGCCCACGTCCATCAGCCAGACGACCAGCGTAAGTGCCACGACGAAGATCAACACGGCCTGCGTTCCCTCGAGCACTTGGGCGCGCGTAGGCCACGAGACGCGTGAAAGTTCCGCGCGCGAGTCGCGGAAGTACTGGATCAAGTTCATGCATTCACCTGCGCGAAAGGAAGGAGGTCTGGTGAGCGCCGGGCACGCTGGCCCGGAGCGGGCATCAGACCTTCTTCTCCTTGAAGACCACGTGCTTCTTGGCCACGGGGTCATACTTGCGCAGTTCCATCTTGGCCTGCGTGTTGCGGCGGTTCTTGGTGGTCGTGTAGTAGAAGCCAGTACCTGCGCTGCTTTCCATCTTCACGATGATGCGGGGGCCGTCCTTCGCCATGTGACTCTCCTTTCGCAGCCATTCCTTTCAGTCCGGCGGCTCCCAGCGCCCGCTTGCAC comes from Deinococcus sp. KSM4-11 and encodes:
- the secE gene encoding preprotein translocase subunit SecE, with the translated sequence MNLIQYFRDSRAELSRVSWPTRAQVLEGTQAVLIFVVALTLVVWLMDVGFSALIHLILQGKIA
- the rpmG gene encoding 50S ribosomal protein L33, translating into MAKDGPRIIVKMESSAGTGFYYTTTKNRRNTQAKMELRKYDPVAKKHVVFKEKKV